One Cyanobacteria bacterium FACHB-DQ100 genomic region harbors:
- a CDS encoding IS1 family transposase, which translates to HRKTLCYSKSVEMLSHSIRLLLHYLKFRDVPIPV; encoded by the coding sequence TGCATCGTAAGACCTTGTGCTACTCGAAGTCAGTGGAGATGCTCAGTCATTCGATTCGCTTGTTACTGCACTACCTCAAATTTCGAGATGTGCCCATTCCAGTCTAA